A genomic region of Hypomesus transpacificus isolate Combined female chromosome 19, fHypTra1, whole genome shotgun sequence contains the following coding sequences:
- the tmed3 gene encoding transmembrane emp24 domain-containing protein 3, protein MRYLGLCSLMLHVICVCSTELTFELPDNEKQCFYEELENGVRFDIDFQVIAGGNYDVDCFVTDPLSNVLYQDRKKQYDSFSHTTTMKGVYKVCFSNEFSTFSHKIVYLDFRAGDERPLLPDMNKATALTQMESACLSIHEILKVVSDSQTWYRLREAHDRIRAEDLHERVSYWSIGETFILFAVSIGQVLMLKSFFSDKKGTVAAPT, encoded by the exons ATGCGTTACCTTGGACTTTGCAGTTTGATGTTACATGTTATCTGTGTTTGTAGCACAGAGTTAACGTTTGAATTACCGGACAACGAAAAGCAATGTTTCTACGAAGAACTTGAGAATGGCGTGAGATTTGACATAGACTTTCAA GTAATTGCAGGGGGAAACTATGATGTAGACTGCTTTGTCACAGATCCTTTGAGCAATGTCCTCTATCAGGATAGGAAGAAGCAATATGACAGTTTTTCTCACACCACAACCATGAAAGGTGTTTACAAAGTATGCTTCAGCAATGAATTCTCCACGTTCTCCCACAAAATAGTTTACCTGGACTTCCGTGCAGGGGATGAAAGGCCACTTCTCCCTGACATGAACAAAGCCACAGCACTGACCCAG ATGGAGTCAGCATGCCTCTCTATCCATGAAATTCTTAAGGTGGTGTCTGACTCTCAAACGTGGTACAGGTTACGGGAGGCACATGACCGTATCCGAGCAGAAGACCTTCATGAACGTGTGAGCTACTGGTCCATTGGAGAGACCTTCATTCTATTTGCGGTCAGCATCGGGCAAGTCCTGATGCTAAAAAGTTTCTTCAGTGACAAAAAAGGCACTGTGGCAGCCCCCACTTAG